From one Solanum lycopersicum chromosome 12, SLM_r2.1 genomic stretch:
- the mpka1;1 gene encoding Mitogen-activated protein kinase translates to MDGSVPQTDTMMSDVAAPPAQQPPPPSQPLAGMDNIPATLSHGGRFIQYNIFGNIFEVTAKYKPPIMPIGKGAYGIVCSALNSETNESVAIKKIANAFDNKIDAKRTLREIKLLRHMDHENIVAIRDIIPPPQREAFNDVYIAYELMDTDLHQIIRSNQGLSEEHCQYFLYQILRGLKYIHSANVLHRDLKPSNLLLNANCDLKICDFGLARVTSETDFMTEYVVTRWYRPPELLLNSSDYTAAIDVWSVGCIFMELMDRKPLFPGRDHVHQLRLIMELIGTPSEAEMEFLNENAKRYIRQLPLYRRQSFTEKFPHVNPAAIDLVEKMLTFDPRRRITVEDALAHPYLTSLHDISDEPICMTPFSFDFEQHALTEEQMKELIYRESIAFNPEYQRM, encoded by the exons atggaTGGTTCCGTTCCGCAAACGGATACGATGATGTCGGATGTGGCTGCACCTCCGGCTCAACAACCACCTCCGCCGTCACAACCGCTGGCTGGAATGGATAATATTCCGGCGACGTTAAGCCATGGTGGCAGGTTCATTCAATacaatatttttggtaatatttttgAAGTTACTGCTAAGTATAAACCTCCTATAATGCCAATTGGTAAAGGTGCTTATGGAATCGTTTG TTCTGCTTTGAATTCGGAGACAAATGAATCTGTAGCAATTAAGAAAATTGCTAATGCTTTTGATAACAAGATTGATGCTAAGAGGACTTTGAGAGAGATCAAGCTTCTTCGACATATGGATCATGAAAAT ATTGTTGCGATCAGAGATATAATTCCACCACCACAGAGAGAAGCCTTTAACGATGTTTACATTGCGTATGAGCTTATGGATACTGATCTCCATCAAATTATTCGCTCGAATCAGGGTTTATCTGAGGAGCACTGCCAG TATTTCTTGTATCAGATCCTCCGTGGGTTGAAATACATACATTCTGCAAATGTTTTGCACAGAGACTTAAAGCCTAGCAATCTTCTCTTGAATGCCAACTGTGATTTGAAGATATGTGATTTTGGGCTAGCTCGTGTCACTTCTGAAACTGACTTTATGACCGAATATGTTGTGACAAGATGGTATCGTCCACCTGAGCTGTTGTTGAATTCATCCGACTATACTGCAGCAATTGATGTATGGTCAGTGGGTTGCATCTTCATGGAGTTGATGGACAGAAAACCCCTCTTCCCTGGCAGAGATCATGTACACCAGCTGCGTCTTATTATGGAG TTGATTGGCACTCCTTCAGAGGCTGAAATGGAATTTTTAAATGAGAATGCAAAACGCTATATCCGACAACTTCCTCTTTACCGTCGACAATCATTTACTGAAAAGTTCCCGCATGTAAACCCAGCTGCTATTGATCTTGTCGAGAAAATGTTGACATTTGATCCCAGAAGGAGAATAACAG TTGAAGACGCTCTTGCACATCCTTACCTAACATCGCTCCATGATATCAGTGACGAGCCCATTTGCATGACTCCTTTTAGCTTCGACTTTGAGCAGCATGCGCTTACAGAGGAACAGATGAAGGAGCTAATTTACAGGGAGTCGATTGCATTTAATCCTGAATACCAGCGCATGTGA